From Verrucomicrobiota bacterium:
CGTTGGCCAGAATCTGTAAAACGATGTTGTTGCCGCCGAGGATCGGCAGGTTGCGCAGTGCATCCAGCGAATCCATCGCGTACTGCGGAACTTGCGTATTGACCTGGTAACTCACGCCGTTTTTCGGGTCGACCCAGAAATTGGGTGAGACCTGCTGAGAACCGCTGAGGGCGCCCAGAACACTGTTGGTGACTTGGCTTTGCGTCATGCCGAGCAGCGCGGCCTTGCTCCGGTCGACGTCGATGTTCAATCGCGGAGCGTCAGCCGGCTCCTGGATTCGGAGGTCCACCACGCCGGGCACGTGACGGATCTGCTCCAGCAGCCCGTTGCCGAAAGCCAGATTCGCCGTCTTGTTGGTGCCGATGATCTGGATGTCAAACGGCGCCGGCAGACCAAAGTTCAGGATCTGAGCGACGATATCGGCCGGAGGGTACCAGAACGTCACCGAGGAAAAATCGCGCTGGAGCCGTCCGCGGATCAGCTGTGTGAACTTGTCCGTCGGTTCGTGTTTCGGGGCCAACGCCACCAGGATGTCCCCGTCGGCGGGACTCATGGTGCCGGTGGTGTTGTAGCTCAGGTTGATGCCGCTGTACGGGATGCCCAGGTTATCGATGATTCCCTGGAGCTGGTCGCCCGGGATGACCTGGCGGATCATTTTCTCAATGTCGTCGACGTGACGCGCCGTCTCTTCGATCCGCGTGCCCGACGGCATCCGCACATGCAGGTCAAAACGTCCGGCATCCACGGCCGGGAAAAAGTCTTCACCCAGGAAGGGGTAAAGACAAAAAGTGCCACCCACCAGAACGGCCACCAATCCTATCATCACCCACGCGTTACGAAGGCAAACTCCCAGAAGGTCGCGGTAACCTTCACGCAGCTTCTCAAACCCGCGTTCGAACCCGCGCTGGATGGCCCCGCAAAGCGATAGCACCGGCCGAAAAATGATACCCATCGCAGCGAGCCGGCCGAACCAGGACCGCTTCCGGGGCCGGTCCTTGTCCTTTTCCTGTTCTTCTTCCTTGTTCGCGCCTTTGGCGCCGTGGTCCGCGTGGCGCATGAGGTACATCGCAAGCGTCGGCACCAACGTTCGTGAGAGCACGTACGAAGCGAGCATCGCGAAGATTACCGCTTCAGCCAGCGGTATGAACAGGTACTTGGCGACGCCCGAAAGGAAGAAGACCGGCACGAACACGATGCAGATGCACAAGGTCGAGACGAACGCCGGTACGGCGATCTGGGCCGCACCTTCCCGGATCGCGTCCAGGATATCGTGCCCTTCCTCGAGGTAACGGTCGATATTTTCGATGGTGACCGTCGCATCGTCGACGAGAATACCGACCGCGAGTGCCAGGCCGCCCAGCGTCATGATGTTGAGCGTCTGGCCGAGGGCGCTCAGGGCGACGATGGATGTAAGGATGGAGAGGGGGATGGAGATAAGAATGATCAGGGTGCTGCGCCAATCCCCCAGGAACAGCAGGATCATCAATGCCGTCAACCCCGCCGCGATCGCGCCTTCCCGGAGCACGCCTTCCAACGCCGCGCTCACGAAGATCGACTGGTCCGACAGGAGTTGCACCGTGAGGTTCTCGGGCAGGGTCGCTTTCAGGGTCGGCAGGATCGACTTGATTCCGCCGACGATGTCCAGGGTGGAGGCGGTGCCGGTCTTCTGAATGTCAAGCATCGTCGCCCGCGAACCGTTGAAGCGGACGATGTTGGTCTGCGGAATGTTGCCGCTGTGAACAAAGGCCACGTCGCGCATGTAAATCGTGGCGCCGTTCACGACCTTCACGGGAAGCGCGTTCAGGGCCGCGATCGAGGTCGGACTCGAGTTGGTCCCGACCTGGTACTCATATTGCCCGATTTTGATGGTGCCCGACGGGAGGATGAGGTT
This genomic window contains:
- a CDS encoding efflux RND transporter permease subunit, whose protein sequence is MWIVNLALRRPYTFIVLAIFILIAGVLATMRTPKDIFPTIDIPVISVIWNYSGMAPEDVEQHITSIYERVLTTTVDNIDHIESQSLYGIAIVKVFLQPDANVPRGVAQVTSVSQAILRQLPSGITPPLVLSYSASNVPVLRVGLNGLSEQELNDVALNFVRPQLVTVPGAAIPYPYGGKMKYISIDLDYRALQARGMVPSDVVNALNAQNLILPSGTIKIGQYEYQVGTNSSPTSIAALNALPVKVVNGATIYMRDVAFVHSGNIPQTNIVRFNGSRATMLDIQKTGTASTLDIVGGIKSILPTLKATLPENLTVQLLSDQSIFVSAALEGVLREGAIAAGLTALMILLFLGDWRSTLIILISIPLSILTSIVALSALGQTLNIMTLGGLALAVGILVDDATVTIENIDRYLEEGHDILDAIREGAAQIAVPAFVSTLCICIVFVPVFFLSGVAKYLFIPLAEAVIFAMLASYVLSRTLVPTLAMYLMRHADHGAKGANKEEEQEKDKDRPRKRSWFGRLAAMGIIFRPVLSLCGAIQRGFERGFEKLREGYRDLLGVCLRNAWVMIGLVAVLVGGTFCLYPFLGEDFFPAVDAGRFDLHVRMPSGTRIEETARHVDDIEKMIRQVIPGDQLQGIIDNLGIPYSGINLSYNTTGTMSPADGDILVALAPKHEPTDKFTQLIRGRLQRDFSSVTFWYPPADIVAQILNFGLPAPFDIQIIGTNKTANLAFGNGLLEQIRHVPGVVDLRIQEPADAPRLNIDVDRSKAALLGMTQSQVTNSVLGALSGSQQVSPNFWVDPKNGVSYQVNTQVPQYAMDSLDALRNLPILGGNNIVLQILANVATITRSQTSPVVDHYQIRPVINIYGNAFGKDLGFVADHISKIVESARKDLPKGSTMVVRGQVATMHSSFEGLYFGLLFSMLLVYLLMVVNFQSWIEPFIIITALPCALAGIVWMLFLTRTTISVPALMGAIMCMGVATANSVLVVTFANERQEEYKDSYRSALQAGYTRLRPVLMTAAAMIIGMVPMALGLGEGGEQNAPLGRAVIGGLLLATAATLFFVPTVFMLVRRGKTGHAPRVSPEAAPAKS